One window from the genome of Paramisgurnus dabryanus chromosome 24, PD_genome_1.1, whole genome shotgun sequence encodes:
- the LOC135740941 gene encoding uncharacterized protein: MVVTCIAKGCHNKPNVYSDVMFHRIPTYPKRRKAWLAALNMDTTKPLRILKKWRVCSDHFTPEDYTDTGFRLKDTATPTILQSRTHQIGSSPKTETNYIEVTVMDTSATSVFDVSMTSEPAVNPTNTSFMPYSNPSTTTGSSSSLSGQPGGWKERKWIVNESKLMELFLKCTTCGAAMCDLNKTITQFGSGINISWQCSNGHIGQWESCPNICGMAENNLLTAAATLFTGSTYTDITDWAGLLNLQLPQQATFQDIQASYLFPVIEELYTQQENIIKAKLIWEGVQLRGDGSSGHSSKYNTYSFMNESNKQIVAFELMQVSQASSSVAVEPLAFKKGLEKILDEGIDVKVVTTDLHPSIRKIMREEYPQIIHQFDPLHVTKEFKKKMVAASNRKEYKDLAPWVRSVSNHMWWSCCTSKGDPKELLRRWMSLQHHITGVHRWEENGTEYRCFHKDLSAEEQRTKRWLKVNSPAFKALQAMIMDKHLLKDLQQMTLFKHTGQIEVFHDALLKYCPKRLHFQYPSMKARTMLAIMDHNENHSTKREQATTAAGLKRHNVVFQRQSKQWIEPVYVETTQKFRDDLMDRVIQKRLDPTIRFKDASSPIKVPRLAANIALLPKLIKEEVIQ, encoded by the exons ATGGTTGTAACGTGCATCGCAAAGGGTTGTCATAACAAGCCGAATGTATATAGTGACGTCATGTTTCACAGAATTCCAACTTACCCCAAACGGCGGAAAGCTTGGTTAGCTGCTTTAAACATGGATACAACGAAACCGCTGAGGATTCTGAAGAAGTGGCGTGTTTGCTCCGACCATTTCACACCGGAGGACTATACCGACACCGGATTTCGCCTAAAGGATACGGCCACACCGACAATACTTCAATCGCGAACACATCAAATTGGATCATCACCGAAAACT GAAACAAACTACATTGAAGTTACTGTGATGGATACGAGTGCAACATCGGTGTTTGATGTCAGCATGACCTCAGAGCCTGCTGTCAATCCCACAAACACCAGCTTTATGCCATATTCCAATCCCTCCACCACCACCGGAAGTTCCTCAAGCCTGTCTGGACAACCCGGAGGATGGAAGGAGAGGAAGTGGATTGTAAATGAGTCCAAACTCATGGAACTCTTTCTGAAATGTACAACCTGTGGTGCTGCGATGTGTGACCTGAACAAGACAATTACACAGTTCGGCAGTGGAATCAATATAAGTTGGCAATGTAGCAATGGCCATATAGGACAATGGGAATCATGTCCCAATATATGTGGAATGGCGGAAAATAATCTTCTCACAGCAGCTGCCACCCTCTTTACTGGATCAACATACACAGACATAACTGATTGGGCTGGACTTTTAAACCTGCAGTTGCCCCAGCAGGCAACTTTCCAAGACATACAAGCAAGCTATCTGTTCCCAGTGATTGAGGAATTATATACGCAACAGGAGAACATAATCAAAGCAAAATTAATTTGGGAAGGAGTGCAGCTACGTGGAGATGGCAGCTCCGGACACTCCAGCAAATACAACACGTATTCTTTCATGAACGAATCCAATAAACAGATCGTGGCGTTTGAGCTGATGCAG GTTTCCCAGGCCTCCAGTTCTGTCGCAGTGGAACCTTTGGCCTTCAAGAAAGGCCTGGAGAAGATCCTGGATGAGGGCATTGATGTAAAAGTGGTCACCACAGACCTGCATCCATCCATAAGAAAAATTATGAGAGAAGAATATCCACAAATCATTCATCAATTTGATCCGTTGCATGTCACCAAAG aatttaaaaaaaaaatggttgcAGCATCCAACAGAAAGGAGTACAAGGATCTTGCTCCTTGGGTCAGGAGTGTCAGCAACCACATGTGGTGGAGCTGTTGCACCTCCAAAGGAGATCCAAAG GAGCTGCTCAGACGATGGATGTCTCTCCAACACCACATCACTGGGGTCCATCGCTGGGAAGAAAATGGAACTGAATACAGATGTTTCCATAAGGACTTGTCAGCAGAGGAACAAAGAACGAAGAGGTGGCTAAAAGTCAATTCCCCTGCCTTCAAAGCTCTTCAAGCAATGATTATGGACAAACATCTCCTAAAAGACCTACAACAGATGACACTGTTCAAACACACCG GACAAATTGAGGTGTTCCACGATGCCCTTTTGAAGTACTGTCCAAAGCGACTACATTTTCAATACCCTTCAATGAAGGCACGCACTATGCTAGCCATTATGGATCACAATGAGAATCACTCCACAAAGCGGGAACAGGCAACAACAGCAGCTG GCCTAAAAAGACACAATGTTGTCTTTCAAAGACAGTCGAAGCAGTGGATTGAACCAGTCTATGTAGAGACGACTCAAAAATTCAGAGATGACCTCATGGACAGAGTAATCCAAAAAAGACTTGACCCCACAATCAGATTCAAAGACGCATCATCCCCTATCAAAGTGCCTCGCCTAGCTGCCAACATTGCATTGCTACCAAAGCTCATCAAAGAGGAGGTCATACAATAA